The following coding sequences are from one uncultured Desulfobacter sp. window:
- a CDS encoding glycosyltransferase family 2 protein, with product MHKDTQSPLVTTVIVNWNKKNDVLNLINSLVEIHYSNFQIVVVDNASTDGSADAIKKLPFPLTLIENTENLGGTGGFNTGIRFSINSLEQDYIWLLDNDAEVTKETLQELVTAAEEDATIGVAGSCMLSPDDPDLLVEAGAFVDWETGTWKHNLRYRKWSEVSEKKIVQVDYVAACSALVRSSIAKKLNGMDDRYFLHWDDIDFCLRIKDIGYKCVSVLSSKVYHGAENGFNPQGIYYDFRNSLITASKHLKGAKKTRAYGAICFNAFAVMALEWLMDRKDLSRLAFSSISDFITGRYGKAPFGVTGDNKNILKPVDTNVVRKCLGNTIVFSDGAYNEITHLFQYLRDLSPTAKLTFSVSSSRRELFQSVRPDDFHFVDNLKDPIFKKTINVFKTLISRFDCGISCESKSVNPYVFMVNKHYVYNAQDKQFYLSERSLGSLWKVACAAICGILGAIAWLPVVWFAGMREKQPHKIRTLL from the coding sequence ATGCATAAAGACACTCAATCTCCATTAGTGACAACCGTCATTGTAAACTGGAATAAAAAAAATGATGTATTGAATTTGATAAATTCACTTGTTGAGATTCATTACAGCAATTTTCAAATAGTTGTAGTTGATAATGCATCTACCGATGGCTCAGCAGATGCAATAAAAAAACTTCCGTTCCCCCTCACTTTAATCGAGAATACTGAAAACTTAGGTGGCACCGGTGGATTCAATACAGGAATACGTTTCTCGATTAATTCATTAGAGCAAGACTACATTTGGCTGCTGGACAATGACGCAGAGGTGACGAAGGAAACCTTGCAAGAACTTGTTACTGCTGCAGAAGAGGATGCAACTATTGGGGTTGCGGGGTCCTGCATGTTAAGTCCGGATGATCCTGACCTGCTTGTTGAAGCCGGGGCTTTTGTGGACTGGGAAACAGGAACTTGGAAACACAACCTTCGTTATAGAAAATGGTCAGAGGTTAGTGAAAAGAAGATTGTCCAGGTTGACTATGTTGCTGCATGCTCTGCGCTTGTTCGCTCATCAATTGCTAAAAAACTGAATGGCATGGATGACCGCTACTTCCTGCACTGGGATGATATTGATTTCTGTTTGAGAATCAAAGACATTGGATATAAGTGTGTGTCGGTGTTGTCCTCAAAAGTTTATCATGGTGCAGAGAACGGGTTCAATCCACAAGGCATTTATTACGATTTTCGTAATAGCCTGATAACGGCCAGCAAGCACCTTAAAGGTGCAAAGAAAACACGTGCGTATGGTGCGATATGTTTCAATGCGTTTGCCGTGATGGCCCTTGAATGGTTGATGGATAGAAAGGATTTATCTCGGTTGGCGTTCTCTTCGATATCAGACTTTATTACCGGCCGTTACGGGAAAGCGCCTTTTGGAGTGACGGGCGACAATAAAAATATATTAAAGCCAGTGGATACTAACGTTGTCAGGAAATGTCTCGGCAATACAATTGTTTTTTCTGACGGTGCTTATAACGAAATCACACACCTTTTCCAGTACCTAAGAGATCTTTCGCCAACTGCAAAGCTGACATTTTCAGTCAGTTCCAGCCGCAGGGAACTTTTCCAATCGGTTCGCCCAGATGACTTCCATTTTGTTGATAACCTGAAGGATCCGATCTTTAAAAAGACAATAAATGTATTCAAAACTCTTATCAGTAGGTTTGACTGTGGGATCTCATGTGAATCCAAATCAGTCAATCCCTATGTGTTCATGGTTAACAAACATTATGTATACAATGCCCAAGACAAACAATTCTATCTCTCAGAGAGATCCTTGGGTTCACTTTGGAAAGTCGCTTGTGCTGCCATCTGTGGGATACTTGGTGCCATCGCCTGGTTGCCAGTTGTCTGGTTCGCAGGAATGAGGGAAAAACAGCCTCATAAAATACGAACCCTGCTATAA
- a CDS encoding glycosyltransferase encodes MKLLLTIDAINKGGAERILTRLANHLSLNNEIILCQMLDEMHNYPLSNNVKTFFLGSVELSKKEYKALRFFASILATLLMVLTFIKKKERKSASKFLFDFMSAIVRYKKLVQELKPDVVVSFLINSNLIGLLAKKIFGLNMPLVTGARNRIANEISSLRFSILYEFILKKIYLYSDKYIAVTGDEAAEAVSEFNIPKENVALVNNGIDIEYVKGKALLPPPINQKRINNNSFNIVLVGRLTYVKNQRLLVQAISKLNMKKEINLFLLGEGEDFNRLKKLSLDLGVKDKVVFLGWQKNPYPYIKQCDLLVLTSFWEGFPNVLLEGMALGLPVISTTSSKAVEMIIDHKKCGFLIDNDLDSLVNAIEILVNDQELCKQMSLHSQEKVKEFSLDTMLNEFKEILQEVYLNKRP; translated from the coding sequence ATGAAATTATTACTTACCATAGATGCCATAAACAAGGGCGGAGCGGAACGAATTCTTACCCGATTGGCAAATCATTTATCACTGAACAATGAAATAATTTTATGCCAAATGTTGGACGAAATGCATAACTATCCTTTATCGAACAATGTGAAAACTTTTTTTTTAGGGTCAGTCGAATTATCCAAAAAAGAATATAAAGCTTTGAGATTTTTCGCTTCTATTTTGGCAACGTTGTTAATGGTGCTTACATTTATAAAAAAAAAAGAAAGGAAATCCGCCAGCAAATTCTTATTCGATTTTATGAGCGCTATCGTTCGCTATAAAAAATTAGTACAAGAGTTAAAACCCGATGTAGTTGTGAGCTTTTTAATTAATTCCAATTTAATTGGTTTGCTTGCAAAAAAAATATTCGGTTTAAACATGCCTCTGGTTACCGGTGCGAGGAATCGTATCGCAAATGAGATAAGTTCGCTGCGATTTTCTATTCTTTATGAATTTATACTAAAAAAAATTTATTTATACTCAGATAAATATATTGCAGTGACCGGGGACGAGGCGGCAGAGGCCGTATCAGAGTTTAACATTCCCAAAGAGAATGTTGCATTGGTTAATAATGGCATTGATATTGAGTATGTCAAAGGCAAGGCACTCCTCCCCCCCCCAATAAATCAAAAACGTATAAACAACAATTCATTTAATATTGTTCTTGTGGGAAGACTTACATATGTAAAAAACCAAAGGCTCCTGGTTCAGGCCATAAGCAAATTGAATATGAAAAAAGAGATTAACTTATTTCTCCTTGGTGAAGGAGAGGATTTTAATAGACTAAAAAAACTATCCTTAGATTTAGGTGTCAAAGACAAAGTTGTTTTTCTGGGCTGGCAGAAAAATCCATATCCATATATCAAACAATGCGACTTGCTGGTTCTGACTTCTTTTTGGGAAGGGTTTCCCAATGTACTTCTTGAAGGAATGGCTCTTGGGTTACCTGTTATTTCAACAACGTCATCAAAAGCTGTTGAAATGATAATTGATCACAAGAAGTGCGGTTTTTTAATTGATAATGATTTGGACTCATTAGTTAACGCCATTGAGATTTTGGTAAACGATCAAGAATTGTGCAAGCAAATGTCCTTACACTCGCAAGAAAAAGTTAAGGAATTCTCTTTAGACACTATGTTAAACGAATTTAAAGAGATTCTTCAGGAGGTTTATTTGAATAAACGGCCATGA
- a CDS encoding HAD-IA family hydrolase — translation MILDSIQNISLKIPKNIQIISFDFFDTLVIRKTDPPEETIKITCEKISQMGLIHLSGKKIFELRQKIEKELRQKSLNSGFDSEISIEDIYLEMIKKTGINLSEKQLLDIELSVELSLLFINPGIKSVLEQLKEKYRLIITSDTYYPLWMIRCFLKEVGLFDYFDKIYCSCDVKLNKGTGNLFKYILEHENVNSDRILHLGDNALSDYNVPRNLGIQSLLILNPWNLKRRAKLRLLNRYERREGMWRACSFFNKLTINSPDTDKFVSWGKEVVGPLLVVFVHLFIKQVLHKNISQIHFLARDGFLLKKIYNTLSNGLYQGTLPHSTYLCVSRQSTFAPSIRKLDERIYKYAISGIKITTRNVLTRLKLSENDLITQLLENYNLSYDDPIDNDTARQKIKKLFNDNDFQTIVLKNSEQLRIVFRQYLEKHSFFNRNNNTALVDVGWLGTIQDNIEAMFSGTPDYPELRGYYLASSQSIYKNKTDDKKFGILYDYKMAVPQQVAISFFREALEFSSRALHGTTTGYRINKGNDYPVAIFKKGSIDRQNEKDINTDIIKIQKGIYTFLSDYIKLQKVYPIEPEQLKTYVISRYDNYLSFPRQRHINAISGLTNAEDFGGDEVRELIGQFSKTDVFKPKQLLAVFLDKPWREASLAKTKIPFLNILYLTLKRIVIWNRLGKQVKNEG, via the coding sequence ATGATACTCGATTCAATTCAAAACATTTCTTTAAAAATTCCAAAAAACATACAAATAATCTCTTTTGATTTTTTTGATACCCTTGTAATCAGAAAAACAGATCCCCCGGAAGAAACAATCAAAATAACATGTGAAAAAATTTCCCAGATGGGACTTATTCATTTGTCAGGCAAAAAGATATTTGAACTGCGGCAAAAAATTGAAAAGGAACTTAGGCAGAAAAGTTTAAACTCGGGGTTTGATTCTGAAATATCAATTGAAGATATCTATTTGGAAATGATAAAAAAAACCGGCATTAATCTGTCAGAAAAACAATTGCTTGATATTGAACTCTCCGTTGAATTGAGTCTTTTATTTATTAATCCAGGCATAAAATCTGTCTTAGAACAGCTGAAAGAGAAATACCGACTAATCATAACCTCTGATACCTATTATCCATTATGGATGATCCGATGCTTTCTTAAAGAGGTCGGACTCTTCGACTATTTTGACAAGATATATTGTTCCTGCGATGTGAAATTAAACAAAGGCACTGGCAATTTATTCAAGTACATCCTGGAGCATGAAAATGTGAATTCAGATCGAATTTTACACTTGGGGGACAATGCGCTGTCTGACTATAATGTACCACGAAATCTGGGTATTCAGAGTTTGCTGATATTAAACCCATGGAATTTAAAAAGACGGGCCAAGCTTCGTCTTTTAAACAGATACGAACGACGAGAAGGAATGTGGAGAGCCTGTTCCTTTTTCAACAAATTAACAATAAATAGCCCAGACACAGATAAGTTTGTGTCTTGGGGAAAAGAAGTGGTTGGTCCATTGCTCGTCGTATTTGTGCATCTTTTTATCAAGCAGGTTCTTCATAAAAATATTTCACAAATTCACTTTTTAGCCAGGGATGGCTTTCTGTTAAAGAAAATTTATAACACTTTATCAAATGGACTCTATCAAGGGACACTGCCACATTCCACTTACCTTTGTGTTAGCAGGCAGTCAACTTTTGCGCCTTCCATCAGAAAATTAGATGAGAGGATCTACAAATATGCAATTAGCGGCATCAAAATAACCACCAGAAACGTTTTAACCAGGCTCAAATTAAGCGAAAATGACCTGATAACTCAGCTATTGGAAAACTATAATCTTTCATATGATGACCCAATTGATAATGACACTGCCAGGCAAAAAATTAAAAAATTGTTTAATGACAATGATTTTCAAACCATTGTTCTGAAGAACTCAGAACAGTTAAGAATCGTTTTTCGGCAATATCTAGAAAAACACTCATTTTTCAATAGAAATAACAACACGGCCTTAGTTGACGTAGGATGGCTTGGGACAATTCAAGATAATATTGAAGCAATGTTTTCAGGTACGCCCGATTATCCGGAACTTAGAGGATACTACCTAGCATCCTCGCAATCAATTTATAAGAATAAGACCGATGATAAAAAATTCGGAATACTTTATGATTATAAAATGGCGGTTCCCCAACAAGTTGCTATCAGCTTTTTTAGAGAAGCGCTTGAATTTTCAAGCCGGGCACTTCACGGTACAACCACAGGGTATAGAATTAACAAAGGGAATGATTATCCGGTTGCAATATTTAAAAAAGGCTCCATAGACAGACAAAATGAAAAAGATATTAATACTGACATCATAAAAATTCAAAAAGGTATCTACACGTTTCTTTCCGATTACATTAAACTGCAAAAAGTATATCCTATTGAACCTGAACAATTGAAAACCTATGTCATTTCACGATACGACAATTACCTCAGTTTTCCAAGACAACGTCATATAAATGCTATTAGCGGTTTAACAAATGCTGAAGATTTTGGTGGCGATGAGGTTAGAGAACTTATAGGGCAGTTTTCAAAGACCGATGTTTTTAAACCGAAACAGCTATTGGCGGTTTTTCTTGATAAACCATGGCGGGAAGCCTCACTTGCAAAAACAAAAATCCCTTTTCTGAATATTTTATATCTTACACTTAAAAGGATAGTCATATGGAATAGATTAGGAAAGCAGGTAAAAAATGAAGGATAA
- a CDS encoding ATP-grasp fold amidoligase family protein: MIRINFCIIQKIVISCKSLIGQSFCFVVKAGYSISMELLKKIIFCFIYYSEIIGLQLKNLSIYKYFFARRIIDCILLPSDIHKIFFRYKSTFGVYPNLVSPKNFNEYLQRSKFLRRKPNYTKMADKLLVRDYVKNTVGEEHLVPLIWYGTDLRNVDIEALPRSFIIKANQGSGKNIIVLNKHDFDWEAAYEKTAKWLFSDHSTYSAEWQYRWIPPFLILEKLLLDGKTIPLDYKFFCFHGHCIFLQIDFGRHSNHKRNIYDRNFNLLDIRYLYPNYYGRVSKPRCYDHMLRVAETIAGKEPFVRVDLYDTGKPVFGEITFHPEAGFGRFEPETFNTELIRLIYKNKDSIHNGWLNKYVSR, encoded by the coding sequence ATGATACGAATAAACTTTTGTATAATTCAAAAAATTGTCATCTCGTGCAAAAGTCTCATTGGGCAATCGTTTTGCTTTGTTGTCAAAGCGGGTTACTCAATATCGATGGAACTTCTAAAAAAAATAATTTTTTGTTTTATATATTATTCTGAAATTATTGGATTACAATTGAAGAACCTTTCCATCTATAAATATTTTTTTGCACGGCGTATTATTGATTGCATTCTTTTGCCTTCTGATATCCATAAAATTTTTTTTAGATATAAGTCAACATTTGGTGTTTATCCCAATTTAGTTTCCCCAAAGAATTTCAATGAGTACCTTCAACGCTCCAAGTTTTTAAGGCGGAAACCCAATTATACGAAAATGGCCGATAAATTATTGGTGAGAGATTATGTAAAAAATACAGTTGGTGAAGAGCATCTTGTTCCATTGATTTGGTATGGAACTGATTTACGCAATGTCGATATTGAGGCTTTGCCAAGGTCTTTTATAATCAAAGCAAATCAAGGATCTGGAAAAAATATTATCGTTCTCAATAAGCATGACTTTGATTGGGAGGCTGCTTATGAAAAAACGGCAAAATGGCTTTTTAGTGATCATTCCACATATTCTGCTGAATGGCAGTATCGCTGGATACCCCCCTTTTTAATATTAGAGAAACTCCTTTTAGACGGTAAAACAATCCCGCTGGATTATAAATTTTTTTGTTTTCATGGCCATTGTATATTTTTACAGATTGATTTTGGTAGACACTCTAATCACAAAAGAAATATTTATGATCGAAATTTCAATTTATTAGATATTCGTTACTTATACCCCAATTATTACGGAAGGGTCTCTAAACCGCGCTGTTACGATCATATGTTGAGAGTAGCAGAAACCATTGCTGGCAAAGAACCTTTCGTTAGGGTAGATTTATATGATACTGGCAAACCTGTTTTTGGAGAAATTACTTTTCATCCAGAGGCGGGATTCGGTAGGTTTGAGCCAGAAACCTTTAATACCGAACTTATACGTCTAATTTATAAAAATAAAGATTCTATTCATAATGGGTGGTTAAATAAATATGTTTCAAGGTAA
- a CDS encoding ABC transporter ATP-binding protein: MSDATLIKVEGVSKKFCRNLKKSLWYGIKDLGNELLGRKHGGNGTLRPDEFWAVNDVNFELKRGECLGLIGHNGAGKTTLLRMLNGLIKPDAGRIEVRGRIGALIALGAGFNPVLTGRENIYVNAAVLGLSKSEIDAKFDEIVKFSELEEFIDAPVQSYSSGMQIRLGFAVASTLDPDVLILDEVLAVGDLNFQSKCLQRVGELVGNAAVILVSHYPHHIKKMCNQLILLDKGRELKIGDSDSVLETYQQLRPSGKNEPFVLLEKTVIFAKFENISKIISSGDFLEFDFVINLKEEVESGQAYLNIVEHSEIVHAQVVLSGLIKKFPKGISRHHIKVGPLHLSTGHFSGNFVLYGSGGKTTIAHLRHCMNFNFKGASNLGPVYYPPSYVQKINGQKSFD; the protein is encoded by the coding sequence ATGAGTGATGCAACCTTAATTAAAGTTGAAGGCGTCTCAAAAAAATTCTGCCGAAATTTAAAAAAATCCCTCTGGTACGGAATAAAAGATCTGGGCAACGAGTTGCTTGGGCGCAAACATGGCGGTAACGGTACGCTGCGCCCAGATGAATTCTGGGCAGTCAATGATGTTAATTTCGAGCTTAAACGAGGGGAATGTCTTGGCCTCATCGGGCATAATGGTGCTGGCAAGACGACTTTACTTCGCATGCTCAATGGACTGATAAAACCAGATGCAGGGCGAATTGAGGTGCGAGGTCGGATTGGTGCGCTTATTGCCCTTGGGGCTGGATTTAATCCTGTTTTGACAGGACGCGAAAATATTTATGTAAATGCTGCGGTGTTAGGATTAAGCAAAAGTGAAATTGATGCAAAATTTGATGAAATTGTTAAATTTTCGGAGCTGGAAGAATTTATAGATGCACCGGTACAAAGTTACAGTTCCGGGATGCAAATAAGATTGGGATTTGCAGTCGCATCAACTTTGGACCCTGACGTCCTTATTCTCGACGAAGTTTTGGCTGTAGGGGATTTAAACTTTCAATCGAAATGCCTTCAAAGGGTGGGAGAACTTGTGGGAAATGCGGCGGTTATCTTGGTCTCACATTATCCTCACCACATTAAAAAAATGTGCAACCAGTTGATATTGCTGGATAAAGGCAGGGAATTAAAAATCGGAGATTCTGATAGTGTTTTGGAAACGTATCAACAGTTAAGACCTTCTGGTAAAAATGAACCCTTCGTCTTATTAGAGAAAACTGTCATTTTCGCTAAGTTCGAAAACATTTCAAAGATTATTTCCTCAGGGGATTTTCTTGAATTCGATTTTGTAATTAATTTAAAAGAAGAAGTTGAGAGTGGTCAAGCATACTTAAATATTGTTGAGCATTCAGAAATCGTACATGCACAAGTTGTTCTTTCCGGTTTGATCAAAAAGTTTCCAAAAGGGATAAGCCGACACCACATAAAAGTCGGTCCCCTACATTTATCGACAGGACATTTCAGCGGAAATTTCGTTTTATATGGGTCTGGCGGTAAAACGACTATTGCTCATCTGCGGCATTGCATGAACTTTAATTTTAAAGGAGCATCTAATTTAGGGCCTGTTTATTACCCTCCTTCTTATGTCCAAAAAATTAATGGGCAGAAATCATTTGACTAA
- a CDS encoding ABC transporter permease produces MFQDLLASRELAWRLAVRDISAQYRQAFLGILWAFILPLANTVTWIFLSETGIVSVGETALPYPVYVFSGSMLWAIFMDAVNAPLNQTTAAKSMLAKLNFPRESLVISGIYQTLFNAGIKITLLLFVLPFMDIDFGWRLLLFPLGLISLVMIGTAIGLLLTPVGVLYTDIGKGLPLLMQFLMYLTPVIFPMPKTGIAAAIYSVNPLTPIILTARDWLTGLPTGYLSGFIIVNILAIILLIAVWILFRLALPILIERMSS; encoded by the coding sequence ATGTTTCAGGATCTATTGGCTAGTCGTGAATTAGCCTGGCGCTTAGCTGTGAGGGATATCAGTGCTCAATACCGCCAGGCCTTTCTGGGCATCCTCTGGGCCTTTATCCTTCCCCTTGCCAACACCGTTACCTGGATTTTTTTGAGTGAAACCGGGATTGTATCCGTTGGAGAAACGGCATTGCCCTATCCGGTCTATGTTTTTTCCGGCAGCATGCTTTGGGCAATCTTTATGGATGCCGTCAATGCCCCCCTTAATCAAACCACCGCCGCTAAATCCATGCTGGCAAAGCTCAATTTTCCCAGGGAATCACTGGTGATATCCGGTATCTACCAGACCCTGTTCAACGCCGGCATTAAAATTACTCTGTTGTTATTTGTTTTGCCTTTTATGGACATTGATTTCGGATGGCGTTTGCTGCTGTTCCCCCTAGGACTGATCTCCTTGGTGATGATAGGTACAGCAATAGGTCTTCTGCTGACACCGGTGGGGGTGCTATACACCGACATCGGCAAGGGGTTACCGCTGCTGATGCAGTTTTTGATGTATCTTACACCGGTAATTTTTCCAATGCCCAAAACCGGTATTGCCGCCGCCATATACTCCGTGAACCCTTTAACACCGATCATCCTCACGGCACGGGACTGGCTCACCGGATTGCCGACCGGATATCTATCGGGTTTTATCATTGTCAATATCCTGGCGATTATTTTACTGATCGCCGTCTGGATATTGTTCCGCCTGGCCTTGCCCATACTTATTGAACGAATGAGTTCGTGA